The genomic DNA AACGCCGCCCCATGGGGAACTTCCCCCAGGAGCCTTCCCGCCAAGTTGGGCCTCGATGCGGACCGGGTGATTCGGCAACGTCAACGCATCATGTACGGTCAGGATACCCTGCACCTTCTCGGCAGCCTCGCCGGTGCCCGCCATGGTCCAGCCGAAGAGCAGCAGCAGGAGGAACGTGCGTGACCCGAGACGAAGCCATTTTGCCATGATACGGTCCACGCTCCCTTTCTGAGGACGATCGGCTTGGTTAGGCGAGGAGGCCGCGATCGCGGCTGACGGTGAGATAGGTATCTCCCATACAAAACAACACCAGACCGATCAACGGCACGAGCGCAACCGAGAACACCGCCATCCAGAGGACAATCAGCAGCACCCCGGCCAGGAACAGAGGACCGCCGCGCTTTTCCCCGATGTAGAGATGTCCGAGCCCCGGCACGAGGGAGAGCGCGGCGGCACGGCAGGCATGAGAGGTTTTTTCCAGCGGATCCATGTCATTCAACCAAGCAGTCGACCCGTATAGTGGATCGCCGCCCTAGCAGGCAGCGGAAAAACTCGATTGTTGCGCAATGCGCTACGATCACTCATGTGCTGTGTCGGTATTACCAGAACCCGCAGGATGCGCAAAAAGGCTGTTCAGCAAGGCCGCAGCAAGCGAAGCGGCGAATCGTTCATTCGTACCCGCCCACCCCGAGCCTGTCAAGACAGGCTCTTGTCCCGTGGCCGTACGGTGAGCGGTGAGCCTCTGAGGTTCACGACGCGCGGAATAACGCGCGTCACGTTTGTGAACGCCGCCGAGCCGGTGAGGCGGCAGTGTCTTGCGAGAACGCCGCTGGCGGACTTTTTCCGCATTCTGCTAGGCCTTCAGCGCCGCCAGCACTTCATCGACATGGCCGGGCACCTTCACCTTCCGGAAAAGGGCCTTGATCCGACCCGTGGCATCGATCACAAACGTGCTCCGCTCGATGCCCAGATACTTCCGTCCGTACATGCTCTTCTCTTTATAGACTCCGTAGGCCTTACAGACCTCGGCCTCTTCGTCGCTCAACAACGCAAAGGGCAAGCCATACTTGGCGATAAACTTCTGGTGCGAGGCTTTCCCGTCCTTACTGACTCCAATCACCACCGCCCCGGCCTTTTTGATCGGCGCAAGGGAATCCCGGAAATCGCAGGCTTCTTTCGTACAGCCCGAGGTATCGTCCTTGGGATAAAAATAGAGGACCACCTGCTTGCCCTTGAGGCTCTTCAGCGTCACGGTACTGCCGTCCTGGTCCGGCAAGGAGAAATCCGGCGCCTTCGCTCCCACGTTCAATTCGTCAGCCATGTCTCAATCCTCTCCAGTGCAACGCTTCGTGTCAGCCGGTCAGCGTGGTCCGCTGCCGATCACCGGACGCTGTGTCCCATACGGGTGTTCCCTGGGCGGCCCCTTTTGCGCCTGGGGACTGCCGAAGGGGCGTAACGCAGGAGAATCCCAGATCACCTTATCCCCGGGAGCTAAATTCGCCGCCTCAATAAACTCCAGGCGGGCCTGGTCCGTTTGCCCCAACGCATTCAGCGCGAGCGCGTAATTGTAATGGGCCTGGCCGGAATCCGGCGACGCCTTGATGGCCTGCCCGAAAAAATTCTTGGCTTCCGCAACCTGTCCGGCCAGATAGGCTTGCATCCCCTGATTGTTCAGAGCGATGGCGTCAGCCTTGGCCCCATAGGCCAATTCCAACGGAACCAGCGGCTGCGGTTTGGAATGGGTACAGGCGGGCAACGACACCGCCATCACGCAAAACACTATCCATAGAGCAACTCTCATCGCACAACCTCGTCGAAATCTCTCGCCACGCCGGATCAGGGCTTGGCGCGCTTTTTTTGTTCTTCTTCAGCTGTTTTCCGATACATCACGTCCCATTCCGGACTCCCCTCCACGATTTGTCGTGAGTAGGACGCCAGTTTGGTCCGTACTTTCTTATCGATCTCCGCTTCCAACAACAACTCTGCGGCCACCACCCGTTTGATCTCGCGCAGCACCTTCCCATCATCTTCAGTAAACCGGCAGTGCGGGCTCTTCTTCAAGGCGCCGAGAGCGAGGTGGGCAAGATGGCTGGCTTTATCGTCGCTGATCACGAATTGGACTCCAGTCCTGAGTGAGGCTACTCTGCGCTTTTCTATGACGAAGATTCACACACCGGTCAGCACCTATAAAATGATGCCCCGTTCACGCACCAGCTTCTGCTTGATCATCGTGAACATCTTCTGGTAATCGACCTGTCCCTGCTCGATCTGCCGTTCATAGGGTTGCATCATCCGGCGCACTTCAGCATTGAGGCGATCTTCCACTCCGAGCTCTTCCGTCATCGTCTGTTCCAACGAATCCCGAAGCGCCTTTCGATCCCCGGTGACGTCCAGAAAACCCAGCTCGTGGAGCCGTGCGATCACTGATTCCGCCATATGATGGACCCGCTCTTTTGCCAGCCTCATCGCAGAAGACTCCCCGCCGACAAACTATGGCCGCTTACAAGACCACTCCCCATGAGCCTATCCGATCGACGACCCCTGTTCAATCCGTTCGACTCGAATCGTGCTGGCATTCATCGCCTGCCGCAGAGTCGCCGCGTCTCCCACGACGCGACCCACCACATTGACCCGGTCAGCCGGCACGGGATCGGCCCCCATGCTCATCGGCGTACGCCCGAAGAAAATCGCCAACACCTGACCGGCGCCCCAGAAGGCCACGTCACCGACTTTGACCTGCGTGGTCGCCGTTTCGCGATGGTCCTTCACTCCGGGAATCTTAAAATAGAACTCTTCGCCCCAGACATTCAATGGTCCCTCAGCGGGCAGCGCCTGGTAGAGTTCTTCAGCCGTTCTCGTGCTTTTCAACTCCGCCTCCAACTGTATCCCGCCGACCTTGATTCGAATACGTTTCGCCGATCCGTTCGTGGTCATGTTCCCTCATTTACACCGTGATACACTGCACAACTCAAGCGCACGAAACTCCGCACCAGTCGCGGACTCTAACTTGTTTATCCCTTGAAATCAAGGCTACAATCCCGGCGGAGGGAGATCGCGACCCGCATTATGTTGACCTCGACATTCGTCCATCTGAACGGCATCGGCCCGTCCACGGAGCGGCGGCTCTGGGAAGGCGGCATCGCCGATTGGACGACCTTTCGCCGTGAGCCGAACCTTCCCGGCATCTCACCCTCGCGCAAAGTCCTGTACGATATCGATCTTGCCTCGGCGCAGGAGCAGCTCGACCGCCGCAATGCCCGGTACTTTGCCGGCTGCCTGCATACCCGCGACCACTGGAGGCTGTTCCGCACCTTCGGCCCACGGGCACTCTATCTGGACATCGAAACGACCGGACTGTCCGCGCACGAGGGGCAGGTGACCATCGTCGGCCTCTACCGCCAGGGGCGACTGCGCACCCTGATCAGCGGTGACGACCTGACGCTTGGCGTGATTCAGGAGGAACTCGACCAAGCCGACTTGCTGATCACGTTTTTCGGCAGCGTGTTCGATATCCCCTACCTCCAAACCTGTTTCAAGGGCCTGCGGGTGTCGATTCCTCACTTCGATCTCTGTTTCGCCGCGAGACGCGTGGGCCTGCAGGGAGGCCTCAAGCACATCGAGCGCGAGTTGGACATCGCGCGGGACTCCGATCTGCTGACACTCGACGGCATGGAAGCCGTTCGTCTCTGGCACCAGTACCGCGCAGGCGACGAGGCAGCGCTGGATCAACTCGTCCGTTATAATGCCGCCGACACCAGAAACCTTGAACCACTGGCGGAGTGGCTATATGACCGGCTCGCCCTGCGCTACGGTCCACCGTCATTGACGCCGGCCGGATAGCGTGAGCACACAGCAGAACAGATGGGCATGGAGGGCATTCGGGCAGACCGAGGGCGGGTTGGTCCGTCCCACGAATCAAGACACCTTCCTCGTTGAGAACCGACATCGACTCTGGGCAGTGGCGGACGGAATGGGAGGCCACCCGGGAGGAGATGTGGCCAGCCGTCTCGTAATGGACTCCCTCGCCGAACTTGCGCCGACTCTCGGCGGAATTGCATCTGCCCCCGACCTTCACGAGGAAGAGCGCGCAACCGACCGTCTCACAACCATGGCGGAGCAGGCTCATGCCTCCATCCTCACCCATGCGGCTCAGCACCCGCCGCTATACGGCATGGGAACGACACTCGTGATGGCCCATCTCCTCCCGCTGCCCAAGCCACGCTTACTTGTTTTGAACGTCGGCGATAGCCGGGCCTACCTGGTCAGAGCCGGCACCCTCACGCAACTCACACGGGACCATACCCTGATTGAAGAGTACGTCCGTGACGGGCGCCTCACACCTGCGCAGGCCGCATGCCACCCGAACCGCCATGTGCTCACCCGCGCCATGGGCCTTGCCCCTCACCTGGAAAGCGACCTGTTCTTCTTCGATCTTCTCGATGGAGACCTCCTGCTGCTCTGCTCAGACGGCCTCACAAAAATGTTGACCGACGAACGCATTCTGCAGACCGTGAGGCCTCATCAGCATATCCCTTCCCTTGCCACCCAGGCACTGATTCACACAGCGCTCGATGCGGGAGGGATCGACAACGTCACCGTGGTGGCTTGCACCATTACTGAGATACCCGATCAGGCAAATATCCATTGACACCAACTCGAGGCACCAGGTAGCCTCGCAGAATTGCCGCCTCGTAAAATCACGAGGCTTTCGTCCATATATTTCCCTATACCCCTATGCACTTTCAGCCCATTGAACGTCGATCCCGCCGCGCCTCGTTGCGGCACTGCCTCTTTATCTGTTCCCTCATGAGCATCCTGGCGGGCTCCCTTGCAGCGGCCAAGGAGCCAGTCGATGCAGAAGCCACTCTGCGCCTCATCGTGCAAGCAAACGCCGATCGTGATCTGCCCACTATGTCGAAGTATATGTCTCACGACTCCGACGCCGTCGGCTACACGATCGACGGACACAAATACGTAGGATGGACGGCTTTGGCTACCGACATGCGCACCGAGTTCACCTCGGTCGCCAAACTGGAACTTCCCATCACCTACCTGCAATTTTGGCATAAGGGTGACATCGCCTGGTTCGCGATGGAACTCGACTATATTCGTTATCTCAACGCAACGGACCTGACCCAACGCATGGTGCTTCCACTGCGTGAGACAGGGGTGATGGAGCGAAGGGACGGCACCTGGATTCTCGTGACCTGGCACGAATCCACTAGACAGCCCGATACCGGAATGGGGATCGCCCTGGCCGACCCCGGCACCGTAGTGCGTCGCGTGTCAGACAATCAGGCGCCCGGGCCGAATGGCGCGGACTTGAGCGGCGAATGGGAAGTCACTGAAATCGAAGACAATAAGAAATACGTCGCCACTCTGGACGCGCACGGCAACGGCCCTTACACCTGGCAAGGGGGACAGTTCGCCACCACCAGCTTCAACGACCGGCGCTGGCAGGGGACCTGGAAACAGACCGGCAATGACCGCGAAGGTGCGTTTGAAGTGGTGATCTCGGAGGATGGCACCGAAGCCAAGGGAATATGGTGGTACGTGCGTGTCGGCACCAGAGACAATATTCCGCCCCGGCAACATGGCGGTACTTACCTGTGGAAGCGACTGACCCCGCCCCCGACGGCTCCCTAACGGGTGGGCCTATTTCCCAACATTGTCTCACACACACTCACGGACGGCCGGTCTGTTATAAACGAGGAGGGGCTATGAATCGTGCGCTGCTATCGATGGTCATGCTGCTGATGGTCACCAGTACGGTCTACGCCGACGGTGGCCACGATCACCATGCCATTCCAACCATGCCGAGTTTAGGCGACACTAAGATTACCATCGATGATCACACGGTCACTCTCACCTTCGGTCCGGTCGATTTGCCGACCGGTCATGACGGCGATCTGGCATCCAGTATGCCCAAGAAGGTCTTCCAGTTGCCGGACGACACGTACATGATCGGCTATAAGTCCGAGGTCTACACGAAAGACGGCAAGCCGCTGCCCAAGAATTACCTCCATCACATTCTCATGCTGAACAACGACAAGCCGAGCGTGTCATGCGATGGCGAGCCGTTGTTCTTCGCCGGTGCCGGTTTGGAAATGACGGAAGCACGTTTTCCGGACGGATACGGGGTCAAGCTGGGAAAAGGGCAAAACCTCATGTCCGTTGTGGCGTTCTACCACAAGGCTCCCCCGACAAAGGACGTGATGGCCCGTTTCACGATGTATGTCGCGCCGAAAGGCACGAAGGTGCAGGAAATGGATGTCTACCAGGTCGGGGTCAATATTGTCTGCTACAGCAAGTTCGGCCAGCGTGGCGCGGACCAAACTGACGAAGGCATCGAAATCAAGCCCGGGGTTTCAGTTCTGTCAGCCCCTTTGAAATTCAACATGGACGGCTGCGTCAAATTCGCCTACCCCCATGGCCACGATGAATTGCTGATGGTTGCCCTGGAGAATAAATCCTCCCGAGAAACCCTCCTGCGAACGGTCCCTGAAGTGGGTGCCGACGGCACGTTTCGTGATTTTCGCCCTCATCAGGTGTACCGGGATGACAAAGGGTTCACGGTAACCAAACGCGACGACTATGAAATGGTGATGGTTCACCACCACCCGCTTCAAAACCCGAATATTCATCATGGAATGGGAAATTACCTGCTGTATATGACCCCTGGCGTTTGCCCCCGATCTGCCAACACCGCCTCAGCACGCTAGACTTAGGAGTTTCTCGCCCACCGCGATCCAACGATTGCGGTGGGCACCCCGTTCGTTCCGGAAGCCTTCGCCGCATCACCCGACCGGCGAAACCCTCGCCCCGAACCCTCTCCCCAACGAGAATTGCACCTTTTTCTTGGGGTGTGATCACTGTTGCCTGCTCCGCACAGCACACTCCCCTACTGAAGTACACGCGCCCCCTCAGGCAGCGGGCTGGGATTCTCAATAAGGTGTATGATATTGAACCAGTCATGCACTCCAACCGGCTACCGGAGGACACAATCGTCCCTTTGACAGCGAGCGCATGTTCACTTCTGTGCGGTGGTGCAGTTCCAAGCGTCCGCCCGGCGGCATCGAACCAGAATGATCGCACCCCTGCATAGGAAGATGAAATCCTCCATGTCGCCGGCTGAACCGTCCCTCAACATTCTCCTCATCAACGAACAACCGGATGAAATCAAGCTGGTGACCTCCAGCCTGAGAGGATTTTTCCCCGGCTGCCGGATCGAAGCGGGTTACTCATCCGAAGAAGCCCTGACATTCAGCCATCAGGGCGAATGGCACATCATCCTCATCGATCACGATTTACGCCCTGAACGCGGTCTCGACATTCTTTCCCGCCTTCGTCGCAATGCTCCCTATGCGGCCATCATCCTCCAAACGAATGAAAGCGATTCCCAAACCGCCGTCCAGGCGCTGCAAAACGGCGCTGACTTCCTCCTGTTCAAACGGTCACCCGCCTTTATCACCGAGTTGTTGTTTTCCGTCCAGGAGGCGGTTGAAAAGCGCGACCTCCAAATGAAACTGGACCACACCTTTCAACGGCACCAGCGGTTCATCGAAACGCTGAGCGACTTGGTGTACGAGCTTGATCGGGACGGTCGCTTTGTCTACGTGGGTACTGCCGTCACCGCCATGCTCGGCTATACTCCCGAGGAGCTTGCCGGACGACACTATTCGCTTCTACTCCCTCCCCTCCAAGAGGCAACAGGACGCTTTCGCCTGAACGAACGACGGGCCGGCAGCCGCTCGGTACGCAGACTTGAGCTCACTCTTCATCGGAAAGCCCTACCAGATGCACCACCCGCATCGATCACCGTCGATGTAACAGCCAAGGGACTCTTCGATTCGGCCAATCGTTATCTCGGCACGGTCGGGGTCCTGCGCGACCTTTCCCAACAGAAGGCGCAACAGGACCGACTCACCGAGTTGGAGTCACGCCTCCAGGAAACCACCCGTCAACTCACGCTTTCCCGGGAGGCGGCCCGGGTATCCCGCCAGCTCCAGCAGCCCCTCACCACGCTATTGCAGGATTCACAACGATTGCTCAGCTCAATTCAGCACAGCAAGATCGAGCAGCATGTCGAAACGATGATCGAGAAAGCGTCGCAGGC from Nitrospira sp. ND1 includes the following:
- a CDS encoding tetratricopeptide repeat protein — its product is MRVALWIVFCVMAVSLPACTHSKPQPLVPLELAYGAKADAIALNNQGMQAYLAGQVAEAKNFFGQAIKASPDSGQAHYNYALALNALGQTDQARLEFIEAANLAPGDKVIWDSPALRPFGSPQAQKGPPREHPYGTQRPVIGSGPR
- a CDS encoding nuclear transport factor 2 family protein; translated protein: MSILAGSLAAAKEPVDAEATLRLIVQANADRDLPTMSKYMSHDSDAVGYTIDGHKYVGWTALATDMRTEFTSVAKLELPITYLQFWHKGDIAWFAMELDYIRYLNATDLTQRMVLPLRETGVMERRDGTWILVTWHESTRQPDTGMGIALADPGTVVRRVSDNQAPGPNGADLSGEWEVTEIEDNKKYVATLDAHGNGPYTWQGGQFATTSFNDRRWQGTWKQTGNDREGAFEVVISEDGTEAKGIWWYVRVGTRDNIPPRQHGGTYLWKRLTPPPTAP
- a CDS encoding PP2C family serine/threonine-protein phosphatase, translated to MSTQQNRWAWRAFGQTEGGLVRPTNQDTFLVENRHRLWAVADGMGGHPGGDVASRLVMDSLAELAPTLGGIASAPDLHEEERATDRLTTMAEQAHASILTHAAQHPPLYGMGTTLVMAHLLPLPKPRLLVLNVGDSRAYLVRAGTLTQLTRDHTLIEEYVRDGRLTPAQAACHPNRHVLTRAMGLAPHLESDLFFFDLLDGDLLLLCSDGLTKMLTDERILQTVRPHQHIPSLATQALIHTALDAGGIDNVTVVACTITEIPDQANIH
- the bcp gene encoding thioredoxin-dependent thiol peroxidase: MADELNVGAKAPDFSLPDQDGSTVTLKSLKGKQVVLYFYPKDDTSGCTKEACDFRDSLAPIKKAGAVVIGVSKDGKASHQKFIAKYGLPFALLSDEEAEVCKAYGVYKEKSMYGRKYLGIERSTFVIDATGRIKALFRKVKVPGHVDEVLAALKA
- a CDS encoding cyclophilin-like fold protein, with product MTTNGSAKRIRIKVGGIQLEAELKSTRTAEELYQALPAEGPLNVWGEEFYFKIPGVKDHRETATTQVKVGDVAFWGAGQVLAIFFGRTPMSMGADPVPADRVNVVGRVVGDAATLRQAMNASTIRVERIEQGSSIG
- a CDS encoding ribonuclease H-like domain-containing protein codes for the protein MLTSTFVHLNGIGPSTERRLWEGGIADWTTFRREPNLPGISPSRKVLYDIDLASAQEQLDRRNARYFAGCLHTRDHWRLFRTFGPRALYLDIETTGLSAHEGQVTIVGLYRQGRLRTLISGDDLTLGVIQEELDQADLLITFFGSVFDIPYLQTCFKGLRVSIPHFDLCFAARRVGLQGGLKHIERELDIARDSDLLTLDGMEAVRLWHQYRAGDEAALDQLVRYNAADTRNLEPLAEWLYDRLALRYGPPSLTPAG